Proteins encoded by one window of Enterobacter pseudoroggenkampii:
- the narJ gene encoding nitrate reductase molybdenum cofactor assembly chaperone, whose protein sequence is MIELVIVSRLLEYPDAALAQHQQELFDALASSENLDKDDAQKLGVFLRDLLARDLLDAQSDYSQLFDRGRATSLLLFEHVHGESRDRGQAMVDLMAQYEQHGLQLDSRELPDHLPLYLEYLAQLPKEEALGGLQDIAPILALLGARLQQRESRYAVLFDLLVKLANAAVDSEKVAEKIADEARDDTPQALDAVWEEEQVKFFADQNCGESEISAHQRRFAGAVAPQYLNISNGGRH, encoded by the coding sequence ATGATTGAACTCGTCATTGTTTCGCGTCTGCTCGAGTATCCGGATGCTGCGCTTGCGCAGCATCAGCAGGAACTCTTTGATGCACTCGCGTCATCTGAAAACCTGGATAAGGACGATGCCCAGAAGCTGGGTGTTTTCCTCCGCGACCTGCTGGCGCGCGACCTTCTGGATGCCCAGTCGGACTACAGCCAGCTGTTTGACCGTGGACGTGCAACGTCCCTGCTGCTGTTTGAACACGTTCACGGTGAGTCCCGCGACCGCGGTCAGGCGATGGTGGATCTGATGGCACAGTATGAACAGCACGGCCTGCAGCTCGACAGCCGCGAGCTGCCGGATCATCTGCCGCTGTATCTGGAGTATCTGGCGCAGCTGCCGAAAGAAGAGGCGCTGGGCGGTCTGCAGGACATCGCGCCGATCCTGGCGCTGCTCGGCGCGCGTCTTCAGCAGCGCGAGAGCCGCTATGCGGTTCTGTTCGATCTGCTGGTGAAGCTGGCCAACGCCGCGGTCGACAGTGAAAAAGTGGCGGAGAAAATTGCGGATGAAGCCCGCGATGATACGCCACAAGCGCTGGATGCGGTCTGGGAAGAAGAGCAGGTGAAATTCTTTGCTGACCAGAACTGCGGCGAGTCTGAAATCTCCGCTCACCAGCGTCGTTTTGCCGGCGCGGTTGCCCCGCAATATTTGAATATCTCTAACGGAGGACGGCACTAA
- the narH gene encoding nitrate reductase subunit beta — MKIRSQVGMVLNLDKCIGCHTCSVTCKNVWTSREGMEYAWFNNVESKPGTGFPTDWENQEKWKGGWIRKINGKLQPRMGNRAWLLGKIFANPHLPGIDDYYEPFDYDYQNLHNAPEGKHQPIARPRSLITGQRMDKITSGPNWEEILGGEFEKRAKDQNFENMQKAMYGQFENTFMMYLPRLCEHCLNPACVATCPSGAIYKREEDGIVLIDQDKCRGWRMCITGCPYKKIYFNWKSGKSEKCIFCYPRIEAGMPTVCSESCVGRIRYLGVLLYDADAIENAASTENEKDLYQRQLDVFLDPNDPKVIEQALKDGIPQSVIDAAQQSPVYKMAMDWKLALPLHPEYRTLPMVWYVPPLSPIQSAADAGELGSNGILPDVESLRIPVQYLANLLTAGDTQPVLLALKRMLAMRHFKRAETVDGVTDTRALEEVGLTEAQAQEMYRYLAIANYEDRFVVPSSHRELAREAFPEKNGCGFTFGDGCHGSDSKFNLFNSRRIDAMDVTSKTEPHQ, encoded by the coding sequence ATGAAAATTCGTTCACAAGTCGGCATGGTGCTGAATCTGGATAAATGCATCGGCTGCCATACCTGCTCGGTCACCTGTAAAAACGTCTGGACCAGCCGTGAAGGTATGGAATACGCCTGGTTCAACAACGTGGAAAGCAAGCCGGGCACCGGCTTCCCGACCGACTGGGAAAACCAGGAGAAGTGGAAGGGCGGCTGGATCCGCAAAATCAACGGCAAGCTGCAGCCGCGCATGGGTAACCGCGCTTGGCTTCTGGGAAAAATCTTCGCTAACCCGCATCTGCCGGGCATCGATGATTACTACGAGCCGTTTGATTACGACTACCAGAACCTGCACAACGCGCCGGAAGGCAAACACCAGCCGATCGCCCGTCCTCGCTCGCTGATCACCGGCCAGCGCATGGACAAAATTACCAGCGGTCCAAACTGGGAAGAGATTCTGGGCGGCGAGTTCGAGAAACGCGCCAAAGACCAGAACTTCGAGAACATGCAGAAGGCGATGTACGGCCAGTTCGAAAATACCTTCATGATGTATCTGCCGCGCCTGTGCGAGCACTGCCTCAACCCGGCGTGCGTGGCGACCTGCCCGAGCGGCGCCATCTACAAGCGTGAAGAAGACGGCATCGTGCTGATCGACCAGGACAAGTGCCGCGGCTGGCGTATGTGCATCACCGGCTGCCCGTACAAAAAGATCTACTTCAACTGGAAGAGCGGCAAATCCGAGAAGTGCATCTTCTGCTATCCGCGTATTGAAGCCGGGATGCCAACCGTCTGCTCCGAAAGCTGCGTAGGCCGTATTCGCTACCTCGGCGTGCTGCTGTACGACGCGGACGCGATTGAAAACGCAGCGAGCACCGAGAACGAGAAAGATCTCTATCAGCGTCAGCTGGACGTGTTCCTCGATCCGAACGATCCGAAGGTGATTGAGCAGGCGCTGAAGGACGGCATTCCGCAGAGCGTGATTGACGCCGCGCAGCAGTCGCCGGTGTACAAAATGGCGATGGACTGGAAGCTGGCGCTGCCGCTGCACCCGGAATACCGCACTCTGCCGATGGTCTGGTACGTGCCGCCGCTGTCGCCGATTCAGTCTGCGGCTGACGCGGGTGAGCTGGGCAGCAACGGCATTCTGCCGGACGTGGAGAGCCTGCGTATCCCGGTGCAGTACCTGGCAAACCTGCTGACCGCAGGCGATACCCAGCCGGTACTGCTGGCGCTGAAGCGTATGCTGGCGATGCGCCACTTCAAGCGTGCCGAAACCGTGGATGGCGTAACCGATACCCGCGCGCTGGAAGAGGTCGGTCTGACCGAAGCGCAGGCGCAGGAAATGTACCGCTATCTGGCGATCGCTAACTACGAAGACCGTTTCGTGGTGCCGAGCAGCCACCGTGAGCTGGCCCGCGAAGCCTTCCCGGAAAAAAATGGCTGTGGCTTTACCTTTGGCGACGGTTGCCACGGGTCAGACAGCAAATTCAACCTGTTCAACAGCCGCCGCATTGATGCCATGGATGTGACCAGCAAAACGGAGCCGCACCAATGA